Proteins co-encoded in one Cydia splendana chromosome 11, ilCydSple1.2, whole genome shotgun sequence genomic window:
- the LOC134794828 gene encoding uncharacterized protein LOC134794828, whose translation MNEALIKELVKKRGHIKSRLTKFSGYIRELAEKALCAAQVTELQLRIAKLECVYNTYDEIQTKLEYMVEDDEAQLDERSDFEDLYYSSVAAAKELVTMHTKVAPSDGGSDNNTRRHPHVKCKLPTISLPKFGGSYDTWLEFRDTFDSLINNDDSIDDVNKFHYLRASLEGSAAVIVQSLALSSSNYKIAWQLLCDRYNNKRLLVNNHIRAIFNINPITKESSTAIRHLIDTICKNIRALATLDEPTTHWDTLLVYIICQKLDNVTRREWEEFVPSCETITFDAIIHFLSDRADLLETMAMEGPGRRASWPLAAGAGAVPAAHARSAVRRVKEKCFVGLDERETDTERTKWRQAKGQLATDTMVVVKEDNLPPMKWKLGRIVSVIPGSDGINRVADIRTSSGIIRRAFSKICPLPIEK comes from the exons ATGAATGAAGCCTTGATTAAAGAGTTAGTTAAGAAGAGGGGTCATATTAAGTCGCGATTAACTAAATTTTCAGGTTATATACGCGAGTTAGCCGAAAAAGCATTGTGTGCGGCTCAGGTGACGGAACTGCAACTTCGGATTGCTAAATTAGAATGTGTTTACAACACGTATGACGAGATTCAAACCAAGTTGGAGTATATGGTTGAGGATGACGAGGCCCAATTAGACGAGAGGTCTGACTTCGAGGATTTGTACTACTCGTCAGTCGCGGCGGCTAAGGAATTGGTAACCATGCATACCAAGGTCGCGCCTAGCGATGGGGGTTCCGATAACAATACACGGCGTCATCCACATGTAAAATGTAAGTTACCTACCATTTCTTTACCCAAATTTGGAGGCTCGTATGATACATGGCTTGAGTTTCGCGACACATTTGATAGTTTGATTAATAATGACGACTCCATCGATGATGTAAACAAGTTTCATTATTTGCGGGCTTCATTAGAAGGCAGTGCCGCAGTAATTGTTCAATCATTAGCATTGTCCAGTAGTAACTATAAAATAGCTTGGCAATTATTATGCGACAGATACAATAATAAGCGGTTATTAGTAAATAATCATATTAGGGCCATATTTAATATAAACCCAATTACCAAGGAGTCATCGACAGCTATTCGGCATCTTATAGACACGATATGCAAAAATATACGTGCGTTAGCGACCCTTGATGAACCAACCACCCATTGGGATACATTATTAGTGTATATAATATGTCAAAAACTTGACAATGTTACTAGACGTGAGTGGGAGGAGTTTGTGCCTAGTTGCGAAACAATTACTTTCGATGCTATCATACATTTCCTCAGCGATCGTGCGGATCTATTGGAAACCATGGCGATGGAGGGCCCCGGACGTCGCGCGTCCTGGCCGCtcgccgccggcgccggcgctgtCCCTGCGGCGCACGCGCGCTCCGCCGTGCGACGGGTAAAGGAAAAATGTTTCGTAGGACTAGATGAACGTGAAACCGATACT GAGCGAACCAAATGGAGGCAAGCCAAGGGTCAACTTGCAACCGATACCATGGTCGTCGTCAAAGAAGACAACCTCCCTCCAATGAAATGGAAGCTCGGCAGAATCGTTAGCGTCATCCCTGGATCTGATGGCATCAATCGTGTGGCCGACATCCGGACGTCGTCTGGGATCATCCGTCGTGCGTTCAGCAAAATATGTCCACTACCAATCGAAAAGTAA